The following coding sequences lie in one Salmo salar chromosome ssa13, Ssal_v3.1, whole genome shotgun sequence genomic window:
- the dazap2 gene encoding DAZ-associated protein 2, protein MNNKGSYPQQAVYPQQSSAPIYPPAMQVSPQAPPYSDAPPAYSEIYQPRYVHPSQAGQLQQMSQYPGTQMYMQLPQSMAVGPMGHNVPMAYYPMGAMYPPGSTVLVEGGYDAGARFGQSNSASIPPPPPGHMPNAAQLAAMQGANVMMTQRKNNFFVGGSNGGYTIW, encoded by the exons ATGAACAACAAAG GTTCCTATCCCCAGCAAGCTGTGTACCCTCAGCAGAGTAGTGCACCCATCTACCCACCTGCTATGCAAGTGTCTCCCCAGGCACCACCTTATTCAGACGCCCCACCTGCATACTCTGAG ATCTATCAGCCCAGGTATGTGCACCCATCTCAGGCTGGCCAGCTACAGCAAATGTCTCAGTACCCTGGCACTCAGATGTACATGCAACTGCCCCAGTCCATGGCTGTTGGACCAATGGGCCACAACGTCCCCATGGCGTACTACCCCATGGGAGCCATGTATCCCCCTGGCTCCACTGTGCTAGTGGAGGGAGGATATGATGCTGGTGCTCGCTTTGGTCAAAGCAACAGTGCTTCCATCCCA CCCCCACCTCCTGGCCACATGCCTAATGCAGCTCAGCTGGCCGCCATGCAGGGTGCCAACGTCATGATGACACAGCGCAAGAACAACTTCTTCGTGGGTGGCTCCAATGGCGGGTACACCATCTGGTAA
- the bin2a gene encoding bridging integrator 2a — protein sequence MSDGHSPKGGSGVFAKRVQRQLSRGKEKVLQKFGKTVETKDERFEHCLLNLTDQQIDGNRLYKDLKHYLSSVKEMREASKRLSQSLYDIYEPDWDGEEDLGAIVEGEDLLWNDYEAKLLDQALRTMESYMSQFPDVREKVAKRGRKLVDYDSCRHHLEAMQNAKKKDDVKIAKAADEVNIAQSVFEGINRELRDELPALYDSRIGCYVSVFTAISNLRDTFFKEMTTFNSDLQNVMKDLKDQHPDKVFVIKGFNRTGSLMRRSLMSPKSWKASFSDFHQSSSSGKSGTLTRDRSSLRSPSSPRYDESLTSTPAVSSRPLPIEEPASVARDLDADSTRSEDPTAEKKPGSESRDDTTTTTEGASGSGQKSGEEKLAEEEKGVKRGKSEPSSKQHPVALTESTSEVTNSHDLESVELQLSAIDIPQLTIESSVAPEDAGVHGVQNGAATDGSDSDIEATGLVQKAEQLHIQEPEDVKNTVV from the exons ATGTCAGACGGCCACAGTCCAAAAGGAGGTTCTGGGGTCTTTGCCAAAAGAGTCCAAAGGCAACTGAGCAGGGGCAAGGAGAAG GTCTTGCAGAAGTTTGGAAAGACGGTGGAGACCAAAGATGAAAGATTTGAGCATTGCCTCTTAAATCTCACTGACCAACAG ATTGATGGGAACCGGTTATACAAAGACCTAAAGCATTACCTTAGTTCTGTCAAAG AAATGCGGGAAGCTTCAAAACGGCTTTCCCAGTCTCTGTATGATATCTATGAGCCGGACTGGGATGGAGAAGAGGACCTGGGGGCCATTGTAGAG GGTGAAGACCTCCTGTGGAATGATTATGAGGCGAAGCTGTTAGACCAGGCGCTTCGTACCATGGAGTCTTATATGAGCCAGTTCCCAGATGTCAGG GAGAAGGTGGCCAAACGAGGCAGGAAGCTGGTTGACTACGATTCCTGCCGTCACCACTTGGAGGCGATGCAGAATGCTAAAAAGAAAGATGATGTCAAAATAGCCAAG GCAGCTGATGAGGTAAACATAGCCCAGAGTGTCTTTGAGGGCATCAACAGAGAGCTGAGGGATGAGCTCCCTGCTCTCTATGACAG CCGAATTGGATGCTATGTGTCAGTCTTCACAGCCATCTCAAATTTGCGGGACACCTTCTTCAAGGAAATGACTACT ttcaaCAGTGATTTGCAGAATGTGATGAAGGATCTGAAGGATCAGCATCCAGACAAGGTATTTGTCATCAAGGGGTTTAATCG GACTGGCTCTCTGATGAGGCGATCTCTCATGTCCCCCAAGTCATGGAAGGCCAGCTTCTCTGACTTCCATCAGAGTTCTAGTTCAGGCAAGTCAGGCACCCTCACTAGAGACAGGTCCAGCCTCAGATCCCCTAGTAGTCCTCGCTACGATGAGTCACTCACCAGCACACCTGCAGTCTCCTCACGGCCCCTGCCTATTGAAGAGCCCGCCTCAGTGGCCAGAGACCTGGATGCAGACTCCACCCGTAGTGAGGATCCTACTGCAGAGAAGAAACCTGGGTCTGAAAGCAGGgatgacaccaccaccaccacagaaggGGCCTCCGGCAGTGGTCAAAAGTCAGGGGAAGAGAAACTGGCGGAGGAAGAAAAGGGTGTTAAAAGGGGAAAGTCTGAGCCTTCTTCAAAACAGCACCCTGTTGCATTAACTGAGAGTACCTCCGAAGTGACAAACTCCCATGACTTGGAGAGTGTTGAGCTCCAGCTCTCGGCCATAGACATCCCCCagctgaccatagagagctccgTGGCCCCTGAGGACGCTGGGGTCCATGGTGTGCAGAACGGAGCGGCTACTGATGGCTCTGATTCTGACATAGAGGCCACTGGGCTTGTCCAAAAG GCAGAACAATTGCATATCCAGGAGCCAGAGGATGTGAAAAACACTGTGGTTTAA